One window of the Anolis sagrei isolate rAnoSag1 chromosome 5, rAnoSag1.mat, whole genome shotgun sequence genome contains the following:
- the RAB19 gene encoding ras-related protein Rab-19 produces MAFSDTEVDEDFDYLFKIILIGDSNVGKTCVVHRFKSGQYHTKQQNTIGVDFTVRPLEIDGKKVKIQVWDTAGQERFRTITQSYYRSAHGAILAYDMTRQSTFESIPHWIHEIEKFGAANLVLMLIGNKADEADKRQVLFEDACTLAEKHGLLAVLETSAKEAQNVDEVFSLMAKELIARNTLQLHGESSPLENIHLDTRPIIASQAESSSCSC; encoded by the exons ATGGCTTTCTCTGACACAGAGGTGGATGAGGACTTTGACTACTTGTTCAAGATCATTCTGATTGGAGACTCGAATGTGGGAAAGACCTGCGTAGTCCATCGGTTCAAGTCAGGACAATACCATACAAAGCAACAGAATACTATTGGGGTAGACTTCACAGTGCGTCCACTTGAGATCGATGGCAAAAAGGTCAAG ATACAGGTGTGGGATACAGCTGGCCAAGAACGCTTCCGGACAATAACCCAAAGTTATTATCGTAGTGCCCATGGGGCTATCCTTGCCTATGATATGACCAGACAGTCCACTTTTGAATCTATTCCTCATTGGATTCATGAGATTGAAAAATTCGGTGCCGCTAATCTGGTTCTAATGTTGATTG ggaacaaagCGGATGAAGCAGACAAGAGGCAAGTGCTGTTTGAAGATGCTTGCACACTAGCCGAGAAGCATGGGCTTTTAGCTGTGCTGGAGACGTCAGCCAAGGAGGCCCAAAACGTCGACGAGGTCTTCTCACTGATGGCCAAAGAGCTGATAGCCAGGAATACCTTACAGCTCCATGGAGAGAGCAGTCCTCTCGAGAACATCCATTTGGACACCCGACCAATAATAGCCAGTCAGGCTGAGAGCTCCAGTTGCTCCTGTTGA
- the MKRN1 gene encoding E3 ubiquitin-protein ligase makorin-1 codes for MAEAAVAPGGGGGTAAAGEASLSAEAATITTTTTASCPPHAAPAGAGGGGGGSGGGWTKQVACRYFMHGVCKEGDNCRYSHDLYTSQSAMVCRYFQRGCCAYGDRCRYEHTKPLKREEVTTVSPAAKTFPSASTDVTPPPGTLETNTGATEVEDRSLAAAGPVAEDWVNAVEFVPGQPYCGRAAPSCTEAPLQGMVIEEEYEKQQRNLEMKKQLCPYAAVGECRYGENCVYIHGDVCDMCGLQVLHPADAAQRSLHIKSCIEAHEKDMELSFAVQRSKDMVCGVCMEVVYEKANPSERRFGILSNCNHTYCLKCIRKWRSAKQFESKIIKSCPECRITSNFVIPSEYWVEEKEEKQKLIQKYKEAMSNKPCRYFDEGRGSCPFGGNCFYKHAYPDGRREEPQRQKVGTSSRYRAQRRNRFWEFIEEREGNDPFENDEDEVVTFELGEMLLMLLAAGGDDDLTDSEDEWDLFHDELEDYYDLDL; via the exons ATGGCGGAGGCTGCGGTGGCCCCCGGTGGTGGTGGCGGCACGGCGGCAGCTGGCGAGGCCTCCCTCTCCGCCGAGGccgccaccatcaccaccaccaccacggcCTCCTGCCCCCCTCACGCAGCGCCCGCCggagccggaggaggaggaggaggaagcggcgGCGGCTGGACGAAGCAGGTCGCCTGCAG ATATTTCATGCATGGTGTTTGCAAGGAGGGAGACAACTGCCGTTACTCCCATGATCTCTACACTAGTCAGTCTGCCATGGTATGCAGGTATTTTCAGCGAGGATGCTGTGCTTACGGAGATCGTTGCAG ATATGAACATACCAAGCCATTGAAAAGGGAAGAAGTGACTACTGTGAGTCCAGCTGCGAAAACCTTTCCTTCAGCGTCCACAGATGTGACCCCACCCCCTGGAACACTTGAAACGAACACCGGTGCGACTGAAGTTGAAGACAGAAGCTTGGCTGCTGCAGGACCTGTGGCTGAAGACTGGGTCAATGCAGTGGAGTTTGTTCCTGGGCAGCCATACTGTGGCCGTG CTGCCCCATCCTGCACTGAGGCACCCTTGCAGGGAATGGTCATTGAAGAGGAGTATGAGAAACAACAAAGAAACCTGGAGATGAAGAAACAGCTATGTCCCTATGCTGCAGTAGGAGAATGCCGTTATGGCGAAAACTGTGTATATATCCATGGAGATGTGTGTGACATGTGTGGCTTACAGGTTCTCCATCCCGCCGATGCTGCACAGCGATCTCTGCACATAAAG TCTTGCATTGAGGCTCATGAAAAGGACATGGAGCTCTCATTTGCCGTCCAGCGTAGCAAAGACATGGTGTGCGGAGTCTGCATGGAGGTGGTGTATGAGAAAGCCAATCCCAGTGAACGTCGTTTTGGGATCCTATCCAACTGCAACCACACTTACTGTCTCAAGTGCATCCGCAAATGGAGGAGCGCTAAGCAATTTGAGAGCAAGATTATAAA GTCCTGCCCAGAATGCCGGATTACATCTAACTTTGTCATTCCAAGTGAGTACtgggtggaggagaaggaagagaagcagaaacTCATTCAGAAATACAAGGAGGCAATGAG CAACAAGCCATGCAGGTATTTTGATGAAGGCCGTGGGAGCTGCCCATTTGGAGGGAACTGTTTTTACAAACACGCATATCCCGATGGCCGCCGAGAGGAGCCCCAGAGGCAGAAAGTGGGGACTTCGAGTAGATACAGA GCCCAGCGGAGAAACCGGTTCTGGGAGTTCATTGAAGAGAGGGAGGGCAACGACCCCTTTGAAAATGATGAGGACGAGGTGGTGACCTTTGAACTGGGCGAGATGCTCTTGATGCTGTTGGCGGCAGGTGGCGATGATGACTTGACAGACTCCGAGGATGAATGGGACTTGTTTCACGATGAGCTGGAAGACTATTATGACTTGGATCTATAG